From Candidatus Poribacteria bacterium, the proteins below share one genomic window:
- a CDS encoding succinate dehydrogenase: protein MTHAELTLTERRPFQTQRRDTWWLQPLAVFIGLGLFVLYGLFRVFEGDHFIHGPYLSPLYSPVLFGTEGVAHSVEHSWFGTMPSWVPGFITPAVLIMWAPLGFRFTCYYYRGAYYKAFWADPPSCTVSEPRNNYRGEHSFPLIIQNIHRYFLYLAIIFLGILAYDVWKALWFDDGNGGTTFGIGIGTIILAGNVVLLGGYTLGCHSLRHLVGGGIDLLSKAPIRRGAYNCVSCLNHRHMLWAWMSLCWVGFSDVYVRFIAPAIGQDWITF from the coding sequence ATGACGCACGCAGAACTAACTTTAACGGAACGTCGCCCGTTTCAAACCCAACGCCGAGATACTTGGTGGTTACAACCTTTAGCTGTATTTATCGGGTTGGGACTCTTCGTCCTTTACGGACTCTTTCGCGTTTTTGAAGGTGATCATTTCATTCATGGCCCCTACCTGTCCCCTCTCTACTCACCGGTGCTTTTCGGGACTGAAGGTGTCGCGCATAGCGTTGAGCACAGTTGGTTTGGTACGATGCCGTCTTGGGTGCCAGGTTTCATTACCCCGGCAGTTCTGATTATGTGGGCACCACTTGGATTTCGCTTTACCTGCTACTACTATCGCGGTGCGTATTACAAAGCATTTTGGGCAGACCCACCCTCTTGCACAGTGTCAGAACCCCGCAATAACTACAGGGGCGAACATTCGTTTCCATTGATTATACAGAATATCCATAGATATTTCCTTTATCTCGCAATCATCTTTCTCGGTATTCTCGCTTACGATGTATGGAAAGCACTCTGGTTCGACGATGGGAATGGTGGAACGACTTTCGGTATTGGCATAGGCACTATCATTTTGGCAGGTAATGTCGTCCTTTTAGGGGGTTACACGCTTGGATGCCACTCTTTACGACACTTAGTCGGCGGTGGTATTGATTTGCTCTCCAAAGCACCCATCCGTCGCGGGGCATATAACTGTGTCAGTTGTTTAAATCATCGGCACATGCTCTGGGCATGGATGAGTCTCTGTTGGGTCGGTTTTTCCGATGTATACGTCCGTTTTATAGCACCGGCAATAGGTCAAGACTGGATTACATTTTAA